In one window of Escherichia coli DSM 30083 = JCM 1649 = ATCC 11775 DNA:
- the dpiA gene encoding two-component response regulator DpiA has product MTAPLTLLIVEDETPLAEMHAEYIRHIPGFSQILLAGNLAQARMMIERFKPGLILLDNYLPDGRGINLLHELVQAHYPGDVVFTTAASDMETVSEAVRCGVFDYLIKPIAYERLGQTLTRFRQRKHMLESIDSASQKQIDEMFNAYARGEPKDELPTGIDPLTLNAVRKLFKEPGVQHTAETVAQALTISRTTARRYLEYCASRHLIIAEIVHGKVGRPQRIYHSG; this is encoded by the coding sequence ATGACAGCTCCATTAACCCTATTGATCGTTGAGGACGAAACGCCGCTGGCAGAGATGCATGCGGAATATATTCGTCACATTCCCGGATTCAGTCAGATATTACTGGCGGGAAACCTGGCGCAGGCCCGAATGATGATCGAGCGTTTTAAGCCGGGGCTAATCTTGCTCGATAACTATCTTCCTGACGGTAGAGGGATTAATTTACTGCATGAACTGGTGCAGGCGCATTATCCCGGCGACGTGGTGTTTACCACTGCAGCCAGCGATATGGAAACGGTGTCTGAAGCCGTACGTTGTGGTGTATTTGATTATCTCATTAAGCCCATTGCCTATGAACGGTTGGGGCAAACGCTAACCCGTTTCCGCCAGCGTAAACATATGCTGGAAAGTATTGATAGCGCCAGCCAGAAGCAAATTGATGAGATGTTTAATGCCTATGCTCGCGGTGAACCCAAAGACGAACTGCCGACCGGCATTGACCCCTTGACGCTAAACGCGGTGCGAAAACTGTTCAAAGAGCCTGGTGTGCAACATACGGCAGAAACGGTGGCGCAGGCACTGACCATCAGCCGCACCACTGCCAGGCGTTATCTTGAATATTGCGCCAGCCGCCATCTGATTATTGCTGAAATTGTTCACGGCAAAGTTGGCAGACCGCAACGCATATACCACAGTGGGTGA
- the crcB gene encoding fluoride efflux transporter CrcB yields MLQLLLAVFIGGGTGSVARWLLSMRFNPLHQAIPLGTLAANLIGAFIIGMGFAWFSRMTNIDPVWKVLITTGFCGGLTTFSTFSAEVVFLLQEGRFGWALLNVFVNLLGSFAMTALAFWLFSASTAH; encoded by the coding sequence GTGTTACAACTTCTTTTAGCAGTTTTTATAGGCGGTGGTACGGGAAGCGTGGCGAGATGGCTGTTAAGTATGCGATTTAACCCGCTGCATCAGGCGATTCCGTTGGGGACGCTGGCAGCAAACCTGATTGGGGCATTCATCATAGGAATGGGATTCGCCTGGTTCAGCAGGATGACGAACATTGATCCAGTGTGGAAAGTATTAATCACCACCGGATTTTGTGGCGGTCTAACAACCTTCTCAACATTTTCGGCAGAAGTGGTGTTTTTGTTACAAGAGGGCCGCTTTGGCTGGGCGTTACTGAACGTTTTCGTCAATCTTTTGGGGTCTTTTGCCATGACCGCACTGGCTTTCTGGCTGTTTTCGGCCTCAACCGCACACTAA
- the citC gene encoding [citrate (pro-3S)-lyase] ligase, which produces MFGNDIFTRVKRSENKKMAEIAQFLHENDLSVDTTVEVFITVTRDEKLIACGGIAGNIIKCVAISESVRGEGLALTLATELINLAYERHSTHLFIYTKTEYEALFRQCGFSTLTSVPGVMVLMENSATRLKRYAESLKKFRHPGNKIGCIVMNANPFTNGHRYLIQQAAAQCDWLHLFLVKEDSSRFPYEDRLDLVLKGTADIPRLTVHRGSEYIISRATFPCYFIKEQSVINHCYTEIDLKIFRQYLAPALGVTHRFVGTEPFCRVTAQYNQDMRYWLETPTISAPPIELVEIERLRYQEMPISASRVRQLLAKNDLTAIAPLVPAVTLHYLQNLLEHSRQDAAARQKTPA; this is translated from the coding sequence ATGTTCGGCAATGATATTTTCACCCGCGTAAAACGTTCAGAAAATAAAAAAATGGCGGAAATCGCCCAATTCCTGCATGAAAATGATTTGAGCGTTGACACCACAGTCGAAGTATTTATTACCGTAACCCGCGATGAAAAGCTTATCGCGTGCGGTGGAATTGCCGGAAATATTATTAAATGCGTTGCTATCAGTGAATCCGTTCGCGGTGAAGGACTGGCGCTGACATTAGCCACTGAACTGATAAACCTCGCCTATGAGCGGCATAGCACGCATCTGTTTATTTATACCAAAACCGAATACGAGGCGCTGTTCCGCCAGTGCGGTTTTTCCACGCTGACCAGCGTACCCGGCGTGATGGTGCTGATGGAAAACAGCGCCACGCGACTGAAACGCTATGCCGAATCGCTGAAAAAATTTCGTCATCCAGGGAACAAGATTGGCTGCATTGTGATGAACGCCAATCCCTTTACGAATGGTCACCGTTATCTGATTCAACAGGCTGCGGCACAGTGCGACTGGTTGCATCTGTTTTTAGTCAAAGAAGATTCTTCACGCTTCCCCTATGAAGACCGGCTGGATCTGGTGTTAAAAGGCACCGCCGATATTCCACGCCTGACTGTGCATCGCGGCTCCGAATACATCATCTCCCGCGCTACGTTCCCTTGCTACTTCATTAAAGAACAGAGCGTCATTAACCATTGTTACACCGAAATTGATCTGAAGATTTTCCGTCAGTACCTCGCTCCCGCGCTGGGTGTAACTCACCGCTTTGTCGGTACTGAACCCTTTTGTCGCGTTACCGCCCAGTACAACCAGGATATGCGCTACTGGCTGGAAACGCCGACTATCTCCGCACCGCCCATCGAACTGGTTGAAATTGAGCGGCTGCGTTACCAGGAGATGCCGATATCCGCTTCCCGGGTACGTCAACTGCTGGCGAAAAACGATCTCACGGCTATCGCGCCGCTGGTCCCTGCAGTCACGCTGCATTATTTGCAGAACCTGCTTGAGCACTCCCGCCAGG
- the pagP gene encoding lipid IV(A) palmitoyltransferase PagP gives MNVSKYVAIFFFVFIQLISVGKVFANADEWMTTFRENIAQTWQQPEHYDLYIPAITWHARFAYDKEKTDRYNERPWGGGFGQSRWDEKGNWHGLYAMAFKDSWNKWEPIAGYGWESTRRPLADENFHLGLGFTAGVTARDNWNYIPLPVLLPLASVGYGPATFQMTYIPGTYNNGNVYFAWMRFQF, from the coding sequence ATGAACGTGAGTAAATATGTCGCTATATTTTTCTTTGTTTTTATTCAGTTAATCAGTGTTGGTAAAGTTTTTGCTAACGCTGATGAGTGGATGACAACGTTTAGAGAAAATATTGCACAAACCTGGCAACAGCCAGAACATTATGATTTATATATTCCTGCCATCACCTGGCATGCACGTTTTGCTTACGACAAAGAAAAAACCGATCGCTATAACGAGCGACCGTGGGGCGGCGGTTTTGGTCAGTCGCGTTGGGATGAAAAAGGAAACTGGCATGGCCTGTATGCCATGGCATTTAAGGACTCGTGGAACAAATGGGAACCGATTGCCGGATACGGATGGGAAAGTACCAGGCGACCGCTGGCGGATGAAAATTTTCATTTAGGCCTGGGATTTACCGCTGGCGTAACGGCGCGCGATAACTGGAATTACATCCCTCTTCCGGTTCTACTGCCATTGGCCTCTGTGGGGTATGGCCCCGCGACGTTTCAGATGACCTACATTCCGGGTACCTACAACAATGGCAATGTGTACTTTGCCTGGATGCGCTTTCAGTTTTGA
- the cspE gene encoding transcription antiterminator/RNA stability regulator CspE, which produces MSKIKGNVKWFNESKGFGFITPEDGSKDVFVHFSAIQTNGFKTLAEGQRVEFEITNGAKGPSAANVIAL; this is translated from the coding sequence ATGTCTAAGATTAAAGGTAACGTTAAGTGGTTTAATGAGTCCAAAGGATTCGGTTTCATTACTCCGGAAGACGGCAGCAAAGACGTGTTCGTACACTTCTCTGCAATCCAGACTAATGGTTTTAAAACTCTTGCTGAAGGTCAGCGCGTAGAGTTCGAAATCACTAACGGTGCCAAAGGCCCTTCTGCTGCAAACGTAATCGCTCTGTAA
- the dpiB gene encoding sensor histidine kinase DpiB: MLQLKENKQFAFFQRLAFPLRIFLLILVFSIFVIAALAQYFTASFEDYLTLHVRDMAMNQAKIIASNDSIISAVKTRDYKRLATIADKLQRDTDFDYVVIGDRHSIRLYHPNPEKIGYPMQFTKPGALEKGESYFITGKGSIGMAMRAKTPIFDDDGKVIGVVSIGYLVSKIDSWRAEFLLPMAGVFVVLLGILMLLSWFLAAHIRRQMMGMEPKQIARVVRQQEALFSSVYEGLIAVDPHGYITAINRNARKMLGLSSPGRQWLGKPIAEVVRPADFFTEQIDEKRQDVVANFNGLSVIANREAIRSGDDLLGAIISFRSKDEISTLNAQLTQIKQYVESLRTLRHEHLNWMSTLNGLLQMKEYDRVLAMVQGESQAQQQLIDSLREAFADRQVAGLLFGKVQRARELGLKMVIVPGSQLSQLPPGLDRTEFAAIVGNLLDNAFEASLRSDEGNKIVELFLSDEGDDVVIEVADQGCGVPESLRDKIFEQGVSTRADEPGEHGIGLYLIASYVTRCGGVITLEDNDPCGTLFSIYIPKVKPNDSSINPIDR, encoded by the coding sequence ATGTTGCAGCTTAAAGAGAATAAACAGTTTGCATTTTTCCAAAGACTGGCATTTCCGCTGCGTATCTTTTTGCTGATTCTGGTGTTCTCAATATTTGTCATTGCAGCCCTGGCGCAATATTTTACAGCCAGTTTTGAGGACTATTTAACGCTTCATGTGCGCGACATGGCAATGAATCAGGCAAAAATTATTGCTTCTAATGACAGTATCATCAGTGCAGTGAAAACGCGTGACTACAAGAGGCTGGCGACCATCGCTGACAAATTACAAAGAGATACTGATTTCGATTATGTGGTGATTGGCGATCGGCACTCGATTCGTCTTTACCATCCTAATCCGGAGAAAATTGGTTATCCTATGCAGTTCACCAAACCGGGCGCGCTGGAGAAAGGGGAGAGCTACTTCATCACCGGGAAAGGGTCAATTGGCATGGCGATGCGTGCCAAAACGCCAATCTTTGATGACGATGGAAAAGTCATCGGCGTGGTGTCGATTGGCTATCTGGTGAGTAAAATCGATAGCTGGCGGGCTGAGTTTTTATTACCGATGGCAGGCGTGTTTGTCGTGCTGTTAGGGATTTTGATGTTGCTGTCGTGGTTCCTGGCCGCGCATATCCGTCGGCAGATGATGGGCATGGAGCCAAAGCAAATCGCTCGCGTGGTCCGTCAGCAAGAGGCGCTGTTTAGTTCGGTTTATGAAGGGCTGATTGCGGTGGATCCGCACGGGTACATTACCGCCATCAATCGTAACGCAAGAAAGATGCTGGGGCTGAGTTCCCCCGGACGGCAATGGTTGGGTAAACCCATTGCTGAAGTGGTCAGGCCCGCCGATTTCTTTACCGAACAGATTGATGAAAAACGTCAGGATGTGGTGGCGAACTTTAACGGTCTGAGCGTTATTGCCAACCGGGAAGCTATTCGTTCTGGCGATGATTTACTGGGGGCCATTATTAGCTTTCGTAGTAAAGACGAAATTTCCACCCTCAATGCGCAACTGACGCAAATTAAACAATACGTCGAGAGCCTTCGTACATTGCGACACGAGCATCTCAATTGGATGTCGACGCTCAATGGTCTGTTGCAGATGAAAGAGTATGATCGCGTGCTGGCGATGGTGCAGGGGGAGTCTCAGGCCCAGCAACAGCTTATTGACAGCCTGCGTGAGGCGTTTGCCGATCGCCAGGTGGCGGGGCTGCTTTTTGGTAAAGTGCAGCGCGCCCGCGAACTGGGGCTAAAAATGGTCATCGTCCCCGGTAGCCAGCTTTCGCAACTGCCGCCAGGACTGGACAGAACCGAGTTTGCAGCCATTGTTGGCAATTTACTTGATAACGCCTTCGAAGCAAGCCTGCGTAGCGATGAAGGAAACAAGATCGTTGAATTATTCCTCAGCGATGAAGGCGATGATGTGGTGATTGAAGTCGCCGATCAGGGCTGCGGCGTTCCAGAGTCTCTACGAGACAAAATATTTGAGCAGGGTGTCAGTACGCGTGCTGACGAGCCCGGTGAACATGGCATTGGGTTGTACTTGATTGCCAGCTACGTAACGCGCTGCGGTGGTGTTATCACTCTCGAAGATAATGATCCCTGCGGTACCTTATTTTCAATCTATATTCCGAAAGTGAAACCTAATGACAGCTCCATTAACCCTATTGATCGTTGA
- the dcuC gene encoding anaerobic C4-dicarboxylate transporter DcuC has protein sequence MLTFIELLIGVVVIVGVARYIIKGYSATGVLFVGGLLLLIISAIMGHKVLPSSQASTGYSATDIVEYVKILLMSRGGDLGMMIMMLCGFAAYMTHIGANDMVVKLASKPLQYINSPYLLMIAAYFVACLMSLAVSSATGLGVLLMATLFPVMVNVGISRGAAAAICASPAAIILAPTSGDVVLAAQASEMSLIDFAFKTTLPISIAAIIGMAIAHFFWQRYLDKKEHISHEMLDVSEITTTAPAFYAILPFTPIIGVLIFDGKWGPQLHIITILVICMLIASILEFIRSFNTQKVFSGLEVAYRGMADAFANVVMLLVAAGVFAQGLSTIGFIQSLISIATSFGSASIILMLVLVILTMLAAVTTGSGNAPFYAFVEMIPKLAHSSGINPAYLTIPMLQASNLGRTLSPVSGVVVAVAGMAKISPFEVVKRTSVPVLVGLVIVIVATELMVPGTAAAVTGK, from the coding sequence ATGCTGACATTCATTGAACTCCTTATTGGGGTTGTGGTTATTGTGGGTGTAGCTCGCTACATCATTAAAGGGTATTCGGCCACTGGCGTGTTATTTGTCGGTGGCCTGTTATTGCTGATTATCAGTGCCATTATGGGGCACAAAGTGTTACCGTCCAGCCAGGCTTCAACAGGCTACAGCGCCACGGATATCGTTGAATACGTTAAAATATTGCTAATGAGCCGCGGTGGCGACCTCGGCATGATGATTATGATGCTGTGTGGCTTTGCCGCTTACATGACCCATATCGGCGCGAATGATATGGTGGTCAAGCTGGCGTCAAAACCATTGCAGTATATTAACTCCCCTTACCTTCTGATGATTGCCGCCTATTTTGTTGCCTGTCTGATGTCACTGGCCGTCTCTTCCGCAACCGGTCTGGGTGTTTTGCTGATGGCAACCCTGTTTCCGGTGATGGTAAACGTTGGTATCAGTCGTGGCGCAGCTGCTGCCATTTGTGCCTCCCCGGCGGCGATTATTCTCGCACCGACTTCAGGGGATGTGGTGCTGGCGGCGCAGGCTTCCGAAATGTCGCTGATTGACTTCGCCTTCAAAACAACGCTGCCTATCTCAATTGCTGCAATTATCGGCATGGCGATCGCCCACTTCTTCTGGCAACGTTATCTGGATAAAAAAGAGCACATCTCTCATGAAATGTTAGATGTCAGTGAAATCACCACCACTGCCCCTGCGTTTTATGCCATTTTGCCGTTCACGCCGATCATCGGAGTACTGATTTTTGACGGCAAATGGGGTCCGCAATTACACATCATCACTATTCTGGTGATTTGTATGCTAATTGCCTCCATTCTGGAGTTCATCCGCAGCTTTAATACCCAGAAAGTTTTCTCTGGTCTGGAAGTGGCTTATCGCGGGATGGCAGATGCATTTGCTAACGTGGTGATGCTGCTGGTTGCCGCTGGGGTATTCGCTCAGGGGCTTAGCACCATCGGCTTTATTCAAAGTCTGATTTCTATCGCTACCTCGTTTGGTTCGGCGAGTATCATCCTGATGCTGGTATTGGTGATCCTGACAATGCTGGCGGCAGTCACGACCGGTTCAGGCAATGCGCCGTTTTATGCGTTTGTTGAGATGATCCCGAAACTGGCGCACTCCTCCGGCATTAACCCGGCGTATTTGACTATCCCGATGCTGCAGGCGTCAAACCTGGGTCGTACCCTATCACCCGTTTCTGGCGTAGTCGTTGCGGTTGCCGGGATGGCGAAGATCTCGCCGTTTGAAGTCGTAAAACGCACCTCGGTGCCGGTGCTTGTTGGTTTGGTGATTGTTATCGTTGCTACAGAGCTGATGGTGCCAGGAACGGCAGCAGCGGTCACAGGCAAGTAA